The Acidicapsa acidisoli genome window below encodes:
- a CDS encoding sigma-70 family RNA polymerase sigma factor: MPLTTTQSATFEELALPLLVSLYNHAFWLARNPAEAEDIVQETFSKALRAFDSFQPSTNFKAWIFCILRNTFLTSRTGIAASRTVFLEDHESPFDIVAADPTPEENVIHLDNQKVLQDALEKLQPSLREVLLLCDVEEMKYKDIALILGVPIGTVMSRVSRARQTLRELLRPQLGGSL; the protein is encoded by the coding sequence ATGCCGTTGACTACCACGCAGAGCGCAACCTTTGAGGAACTCGCTTTGCCGCTCCTGGTTTCGCTTTACAACCACGCCTTTTGGCTTGCCCGCAACCCCGCCGAGGCAGAAGACATCGTTCAAGAGACTTTCTCCAAAGCTCTCCGTGCTTTTGACTCCTTCCAGCCCTCCACCAACTTCAAGGCTTGGATATTTTGTATTCTGCGCAATACCTTCCTCACCTCACGAACGGGCATTGCTGCTTCCCGCACGGTCTTTCTTGAAGACCACGAATCCCCATTCGATATAGTTGCAGCCGACCCGACTCCGGAGGAGAACGTCATTCATCTCGACAACCAGAAGGTCCTGCAAGACGCTCTCGAGAAGCTTCAGCCATCACTTCGCGAAGTTCTCCTGCTTTGCGATGTCGAGGAGATGAAGTACAAGGACATCGCCCTGATTCTCGGCGTGCCCATCGGCACGGTAATGTCCCGTGTCTCACGCGCCCGGCAAACCCTTCGAGAACTCTTGCGGCCGCAGCTGGGAGGATCCCTGTGA
- a CDS encoding metallophosphoesterase family protein → MNRFKEDEEVQDSQAVRQSAGDGIDRRNFLGCMAWAGTGLLWSMVGGVPASRLLAQTMKGGPSGVGKAADFTFVQISDSHIGFNKGANPDVTGTLTKAIDKVNLVPAGMKAPDFMIHTGDITQNSKAVEFDTAAQVIKSAKVGEVFYVPGEHDFIDDGEQYKGRFGKGTQGNGWYSYNHKGVHFVGLNNCVQVDAMGNMGGDQLAWLKSDLAGLSHSTPIVVFAHIPLWMVYEKWGWGTKDGEQALAMLKPFGSVTVLNGHIHQVVQKVEGNVAFHTAMATAFPQPAPGAAPNPGPMMVPAGKLESVLGVTKVQLVHGHAHLAVVDSTLAETA, encoded by the coding sequence ATGAATCGGTTTAAGGAAGACGAAGAAGTACAGGACAGCCAGGCAGTCAGGCAGTCTGCAGGCGATGGCATCGACCGGCGCAATTTTCTTGGATGTATGGCGTGGGCAGGCACGGGTCTCCTGTGGTCGATGGTTGGCGGCGTGCCTGCCTCCAGGCTTCTCGCGCAAACAATGAAGGGTGGCCCCTCGGGGGTTGGGAAGGCAGCGGACTTCACTTTTGTGCAGATCAGCGACAGTCACATAGGCTTTAACAAAGGTGCAAACCCGGATGTGACCGGCACGCTCACCAAGGCGATCGATAAGGTCAATCTGGTACCTGCAGGTATGAAGGCGCCCGATTTCATGATCCACACCGGCGACATCACGCAGAACTCCAAGGCAGTGGAGTTCGACACAGCCGCACAGGTGATCAAGAGCGCAAAGGTCGGCGAGGTGTTCTACGTTCCCGGCGAGCACGATTTTATCGACGACGGCGAACAGTACAAGGGGCGTTTCGGCAAAGGAACACAAGGCAATGGCTGGTACAGCTATAACCACAAAGGCGTTCACTTTGTAGGTCTGAATAATTGCGTGCAGGTCGATGCGATGGGCAACATGGGCGGCGATCAATTGGCGTGGCTGAAGTCTGATCTGGCAGGATTGAGCCATTCGACGCCGATCGTAGTATTCGCTCATATTCCGCTGTGGATGGTCTATGAAAAGTGGGGCTGGGGCACGAAGGACGGTGAGCAGGCACTCGCCATGCTCAAACCTTTTGGCTCGGTGACCGTCCTCAATGGCCACATTCACCAGGTTGTCCAGAAAGTGGAAGGCAACGTTGCGTTTCATACCGCCATGGCGACGGCCTTTCCGCAACCAGCCCCAGGAGCCGCGCCGAATCCAGGGCCGATGATGGTTCCCGCCGGCAAACTCGAAAGCGTGCTCGGAGTGACAAAGGTCCAGCTCGTTCACGGACACGCCCATCTCGCTGTGGTCGATTCAACCTTGGCGGAGACGGCTTAA
- a CDS encoding heme-binding domain-containing protein, with protein sequence MRTWTIAALALAAIVGLGYIHPFGNPRVEPARGLDTLLLSANMPANTKAVLVAKCADCHSNETRWPVYARIAPGSWLIERDIVKAREEMNLSRWDQIPPEKQEVLKAKIVQEAKSGDMPPVQYLALHWTAKLSSRDVQALAMLSQHAVGGEAALTGLGDPMRGQAVFEKRCTGCHAIEVNREGPRLAGVFGRQAGSVAGFTYSAKLKKSGITWDDATLDKWLSDPDLMVPDNDMSINVPKAADRQDLIAFLKQKQ encoded by the coding sequence ATGCGTACGTGGACTATAGCCGCGCTAGCTTTGGCCGCAATTGTGGGCCTTGGGTATATACACCCGTTTGGCAATCCACGTGTTGAGCCTGCAAGGGGGCTCGACACGCTGTTACTGAGCGCCAATATGCCCGCGAATACCAAGGCTGTGCTGGTCGCAAAGTGCGCCGATTGCCACTCGAATGAGACAAGGTGGCCAGTGTACGCGCGGATTGCCCCGGGATCCTGGCTCATCGAACGGGACATCGTCAAAGCAAGAGAGGAAATGAACCTGTCGCGCTGGGACCAAATTCCCCCAGAGAAGCAAGAGGTCTTGAAGGCAAAGATCGTTCAAGAAGCCAAGAGCGGGGACATGCCTCCTGTGCAGTATCTGGCGCTGCATTGGACTGCGAAGCTCTCCTCTCGCGATGTCCAGGCTCTCGCCATGTTGAGCCAACACGCAGTTGGAGGCGAAGCCGCTTTAACGGGCCTCGGCGATCCTATGCGGGGCCAGGCAGTATTTGAGAAGCGTTGTACCGGTTGCCACGCGATCGAAGTGAATCGAGAAGGACCCAGGCTCGCCGGAGTGTTTGGCCGGCAGGCGGGAAGTGTGGCTGGGTTTACCTATTCCGCAAAATTGAAGAAGTCGGGCATTACTTGGGATGACGCAACTCTCGATAAGTGGCTCAGCGATCCGGATCTCATGGTCCCCGATAACGATATGAGCATCAACGTTCCCAAAGCGGCGGATCGGCAGGATCTAATCGCGTTTCTGAAGCAGAAACAGTAA
- a CDS encoding chitobiase/beta-hexosaminidase C-terminal domain-containing protein, translating to MKIRSFLRLLLCVAGAFLSSAIATAAISTPSFSTGTGTYRVPPTVKISEGTSGTKIYYTTNGSTPTTSSAVYSEPLTIGSATAASTTTLKAIAVYPGGSASAVASATYTVYAALAPVLSVTSGSFDRSVAVSIKDGTSGAVIHYTTDGNTPSAASPVYSGPITFSNRSTFSSTATLKAIAVYPGGPPSSVTSGSYTILSEYIPVHNVNSNASFFGMNASGILNGTPWPLVPTGSFRIIGEETDWSTLNPASGTYNWKSLDQEIDLARGNNSQVLFTFVGTPPWAIATNLGISAISRSGGVVTVTTSEPHNLYYNSMYQPAQQTSVEISGVADSSFDGTFAITGTPTSTTLTYSQFGYDSTSSAGSLSAVCGTGVAPGGCTEAPVSLASWDAFVYALINHVGPRVIKYWELWNEANIADGWNGDPMMLVAMTKDARAIIKKADPNAIILSPSTTINFETPTECATRDPRCGSKWLSNWLAAGGKYYIDGVAFHGYPSVGEAPEQIQGVVTLQQVAMNQNGIGSLPIVDAESSWGLNTRLPDESDQVAFLGRHFLLEHSIGVQASFWYAYDSTSWGGLWTPFAGLNAVGDADREVAKWIEGVSLIHPCNATVTDSTTYTCSYTRPNGYSALAVWNTVGEKSFTVPAGLVQYRDLYGNVINVWGGSVEISTSPILLESFSAF from the coding sequence TTGAAAATCAGAAGCTTTCTCCGCCTACTTCTGTGCGTTGCGGGCGCATTTCTATCCAGCGCCATCGCGACGGCCGCCATCTCTACCCCTTCCTTCAGCACCGGCACCGGTACCTATCGTGTTCCTCCGACCGTGAAAATCTCTGAGGGGACCTCGGGCACGAAGATCTACTACACCACCAACGGGTCGACGCCCACGACTTCGTCAGCTGTCTATTCGGAACCTCTCACCATAGGCAGCGCCACTGCGGCCAGTACCACGACATTGAAGGCGATTGCGGTCTATCCCGGCGGTTCGGCCAGCGCAGTGGCCTCAGCCACCTACACCGTATATGCTGCCCTGGCTCCGGTCTTGAGCGTGACCTCGGGGTCCTTCGATAGATCGGTCGCGGTCAGCATCAAGGATGGGACATCGGGTGCGGTCATTCACTACACGACAGACGGGAACACGCCCAGCGCCGCATCCCCCGTTTATAGCGGTCCGATCACCTTCAGCAATAGAAGCACATTCAGCAGCACCGCGACGCTCAAGGCAATCGCCGTCTACCCGGGCGGACCACCGAGCTCCGTCACGTCGGGAAGCTACACCATTCTTTCCGAATACATACCGGTTCACAACGTGAACTCGAATGCCTCTTTTTTCGGTATGAACGCGAGCGGCATCTTGAATGGAACGCCATGGCCGCTGGTGCCGACGGGCTCTTTCCGGATCATTGGTGAGGAGACAGACTGGAGCACTTTGAATCCGGCTTCCGGGACCTATAACTGGAAGAGCCTCGACCAGGAGATCGATCTCGCACGGGGCAACAATTCGCAGGTTCTATTTACTTTCGTGGGCACTCCGCCATGGGCGATCGCAACCAACCTGGGCATTTCAGCGATTAGCAGATCAGGCGGAGTGGTCACAGTGACCACGTCGGAACCGCACAATCTTTACTACAATTCCATGTATCAGCCCGCACAACAGACCAGCGTCGAAATTTCTGGAGTCGCCGACAGCAGCTTCGACGGCACCTTTGCGATAACGGGGACGCCGACGTCGACGACGCTCACCTATTCGCAATTCGGCTATGACAGCACCTCGTCCGCGGGTTCGTTGAGTGCAGTTTGCGGCACCGGGGTTGCGCCGGGCGGATGCACGGAGGCTCCGGTCAGCCTTGCCAGCTGGGACGCTTTTGTCTACGCGCTCATCAATCATGTGGGGCCACGCGTGATCAAGTACTGGGAGCTTTGGAATGAGGCGAATATTGCTGACGGGTGGAATGGAGATCCGATGATGCTGGTTGCAATGACAAAGGATGCCAGAGCGATTATCAAGAAGGCCGATCCGAACGCCATCATTCTGAGCCCTTCGACTACCATCAATTTTGAGACGCCCACGGAGTGCGCCACCAGGGATCCGCGCTGCGGCAGCAAGTGGTTGAGCAACTGGCTGGCGGCGGGCGGAAAATACTACATTGATGGAGTGGCATTCCATGGCTATCCGTCGGTGGGAGAAGCGCCTGAGCAGATTCAGGGCGTGGTGACCTTGCAGCAAGTGGCGATGAATCAAAATGGCATCGGTTCACTGCCGATCGTCGACGCGGAATCCAGCTGGGGCTTGAATACTAGGCTCCCCGACGAGAGCGACCAGGTCGCATTCCTGGGCCGGCACTTTCTGCTTGAACATTCGATCGGTGTTCAGGCCTCTTTCTGGTATGCCTATGACAGTACCAGTTGGGGCGGTCTTTGGACCCCCTTCGCAGGATTGAATGCCGTGGGCGATGCTGATCGAGAGGTGGCCAAATGGATCGAAGGCGTTTCCTTGATTCATCCCTGCAACGCCACGGTTACTGACTCCACCACCTACACCTGCAGTTACACCCGACCGAACGGATACTCCGCGCTGGCGGTGTGGAACACGGTTGGAGAGAAGTCGTTTACGGTGCCTGCAGGCCTGGTGCAATATCGCGACTTGTATGGGAACGTGATCAATGTGTGGGGTGGGTCGGTGGAAATCTCCACAAGCCCAATTCTGTTGGAGAGTTTCAGCGCATTCTAG
- a CDS encoding glycoside hydrolase family 38 N-terminal domain-containing protein — protein MVNGFFLESTINLSGGEALVRIGSEGLRWYEDIFGLRPRYAWCIDTCGVHDQMAQIVKGLGMEAFIYTRKNPTGKTIYWTISPDGSRILTLCPGHYSEASSIYESKEVLTDMELDGLESQFAAKERITPEGASILILGGGGDYSLAPPVKSYPTALLLQWQQAGIRRKIRFTTLSKYVDTILPRIQSGVIEIPTHQGGTAYDFDAFWMDTPKIKTLYRSCEQGLQAAEALATIASLSGHYSYPSQSLYELWVLMFLNMDRNTLWESAGGMVFVSDKSWEVQDRFNWVKRSTAQVQSSALKSLTVAGEQATVFHPLNWHRNDPIILKLAPDKVIEGALCELLPDGRILCSVPMASTSIHSLKLVQGAPQKPKTLGLANKIETSLYTMTLDVKTGAIASLISRKSGREFLGSQANTIVAERPKKKANDPADVLPPIPEQNKIATSSDEPSTIEVHKGTLSTTIVVTGKFYGGGILRRVIRLYEAYPRIDFETELNDIPDYTMVYAHFPLANDVDEVMRGVPFGFSHAAWSKPNPNLHGWAGGIVPAVRWSAYATTDRGGVALLDRGLTGRELNGREASIYLLNAEDKYEGYDNPWLTGKGRHVLEYALLPHETSWEGARVPHTAWEYNLAPAMLDGCAGFKSQSYLETSGNVIVESLRRQGNHMILRFAEAFGIAGEARVKLSLPHKSAAITDLVGNVVTNLPSDADLRFAIQPQQIVTMYFETESAVEEEILVTAWDKFAPQQKLEALHAYSPNIVGHPPVGS, from the coding sequence CTGGTCAACGGCTTCTTCCTCGAATCCACCATTAATCTTTCAGGCGGCGAGGCGCTCGTTCGCATTGGCTCCGAAGGCCTGCGGTGGTACGAAGATATTTTCGGTCTGAGGCCCCGATATGCCTGGTGTATCGATACCTGCGGTGTACATGATCAGATGGCGCAAATCGTGAAAGGCCTGGGCATGGAGGCTTTCATCTACACTCGCAAGAATCCGACAGGTAAGACAATCTACTGGACCATCTCTCCCGATGGGTCGCGCATACTTACGCTTTGCCCGGGCCATTACTCCGAGGCCAGTAGCATCTATGAGAGCAAGGAAGTATTAACTGACATGGAACTTGACGGGCTCGAAAGCCAATTCGCCGCGAAGGAAAGAATCACACCGGAAGGTGCATCAATCCTGATTCTTGGCGGTGGCGGTGATTATTCGCTCGCTCCCCCGGTCAAGTCCTATCCCACTGCATTACTCCTGCAGTGGCAACAGGCCGGGATACGCCGCAAGATTCGCTTCACAACCCTCAGCAAGTATGTCGATACCATACTTCCCCGCATTCAATCCGGAGTGATAGAGATCCCTACTCATCAAGGCGGTACTGCGTATGACTTTGACGCATTCTGGATGGACACCCCTAAAATAAAGACCTTATACCGTAGCTGCGAACAAGGCTTGCAAGCGGCAGAAGCACTGGCTACCATCGCAAGTCTGAGTGGTCATTATAGCTATCCATCGCAGAGCCTCTACGAGTTATGGGTACTGATGTTCTTAAACATGGATCGCAACACTCTCTGGGAATCAGCAGGAGGCATGGTCTTCGTTAGTGACAAATCCTGGGAGGTGCAGGACAGGTTCAACTGGGTGAAGCGCTCCACTGCGCAGGTTCAATCGAGCGCTCTCAAATCCCTCACAGTTGCAGGAGAACAAGCAACTGTCTTCCATCCATTGAATTGGCACCGCAATGATCCAATCATCCTCAAGCTCGCTCCTGACAAAGTCATCGAGGGCGCGCTATGCGAACTTCTGCCAGATGGACGTATCCTGTGCAGCGTTCCGATGGCATCTACGAGCATTCATTCATTGAAGCTGGTCCAAGGCGCGCCGCAGAAACCGAAAACACTCGGCCTCGCCAACAAAATTGAAACCTCGCTCTACACTATGACCCTCGATGTGAAGACCGGCGCAATCGCCAGCCTCATAAGCCGAAAGAGCGGCCGCGAATTCCTGGGATCACAAGCAAATACCATCGTCGCGGAAAGACCCAAGAAGAAAGCAAACGATCCGGCAGACGTTCTTCCTCCAATTCCAGAGCAGAACAAGATAGCAACTTCGAGCGATGAACCGTCAACGATCGAAGTACACAAAGGGACGCTGTCAACGACCATTGTGGTCACAGGGAAGTTCTACGGCGGCGGTATTTTGCGACGAGTCATTAGGCTCTACGAAGCCTATCCGCGCATCGATTTCGAGACAGAGCTGAATGATATTCCGGACTACACGATGGTGTATGCCCATTTCCCCCTTGCGAACGATGTTGATGAAGTCATGCGTGGCGTGCCTTTCGGTTTCTCCCATGCCGCTTGGTCAAAACCCAATCCCAACCTGCACGGCTGGGCCGGAGGCATCGTGCCCGCGGTACGCTGGTCCGCCTACGCAACCACCGACAGAGGCGGCGTGGCCCTGCTCGATCGGGGATTAACAGGACGCGAATTGAATGGCCGTGAGGCCTCCATCTATCTCTTAAACGCAGAAGACAAATATGAGGGATACGACAATCCATGGCTCACCGGCAAAGGCAGGCATGTGCTGGAATATGCGCTGCTGCCTCACGAAACTTCATGGGAAGGAGCGCGAGTTCCACATACAGCGTGGGAATACAACCTCGCGCCGGCAATGCTCGATGGGTGCGCTGGCTTCAAGAGCCAATCTTATCTAGAAACATCAGGCAACGTCATCGTCGAGTCTCTGCGACGGCAGGGCAATCACATGATCTTACGGTTCGCAGAAGCTTTCGGGATCGCGGGTGAAGCTCGTGTCAAGCTATCACTTCCTCACAAGAGCGCCGCTATCACGGATCTGGTTGGAAACGTAGTTACGAACCTTCCATCCGACGCGGATCTTCGCTTCGCAATTCAACCACAGCAGATTGTTACGATGTACTTTGAAACAGAGTCCGCAGTCGAGGAAGAAATACTCGTGACAGCATGGGATAAATTCGCACCGCAGCAAAAACTCGAGGCGCTGCACGCATACAGCCCTAACATAGTCGGACATCCGCCTGTCGGCTCTTAA